A single Ghiorsea bivora DNA region contains:
- a CDS encoding PqqD family peptide modification chaperone: protein MANNKHKRKVNEQRQQQVLSAIDRIAGRNELAFLTTQKVSKESKISDGVLFRHFSSKEAMLSSWVELRTMQLYNLMAAMPAGKKGLLYFLRDLLQNQALLTFVCCQPMDVAYLRLSLETSRQELWQVLYAHIELLADKPDTVSVESLTDHLFQCIYRAWNPNNPHREKQKEKLMTQLPWDKQNMGEVALPAKDVLQRLALNESGFVFDPVSGLSFTANPVALFVLRFLQHNDDIDTLFKEIEAKFDVNRNEAERDLTDFFAQLRKLIV from the coding sequence ATGGCGAACAATAAACATAAACGAAAGGTGAACGAGCAGAGGCAGCAACAAGTGTTGTCTGCGATTGACCGTATTGCAGGCAGAAATGAATTGGCATTTTTGACTACGCAAAAAGTATCCAAGGAATCTAAAATTTCGGATGGTGTTTTATTTCGCCATTTTTCATCCAAAGAAGCGATGTTGTCATCGTGGGTGGAGTTGCGAACCATGCAACTGTACAACCTGATGGCAGCCATGCCTGCGGGCAAAAAAGGGCTGTTATATTTTTTAAGAGACCTATTACAGAATCAAGCCTTATTAACCTTTGTGTGTTGTCAGCCTATGGATGTAGCATATTTGCGTTTGAGCTTGGAAACATCACGTCAAGAACTGTGGCAGGTGCTTTATGCGCATATTGAGTTGCTAGCTGATAAGCCAGATACGGTTTCAGTAGAAAGCTTAACCGATCACCTTTTCCAATGCATTTACCGTGCATGGAATCCGAATAACCCCCACCGAGAAAAGCAAAAGGAGAAACTTATGACCCAACTACCGTGGGATAAACAAAATATGGGAGAGGTAGCCCTGCCTGCTAAAGATGTATTGCAGCGGCTAGCCCTAAATGAAAGTGGATTTGTTTTTGATCCAGTGAGTGGTTTGAGCTTTACGGCGAACCCCGTGGCACTATTCGTGTTACGTTTTTTACAACATAATGATGATATTGATACCTTATTTAAGGAAATTGAAGCGAAGTTTGATGT